One part of the Halopenitus persicus genome encodes these proteins:
- the lonB gene encoding ATP-dependent protease LonB: protein MSNEKDENERPTEHGAPPSGAGDPAAPADRESDGDDHGRPDADGDTSEESTDQGRNGDPTAADDRPADDGSATGDRPAADRIDDDPDGTGSEEDPDGMIYPGPDSNGALTTEISEDAPTEGETPDATRDRGEPEDDRPSIEELGSDVEVHGAEVEEEPDEDDLLGGLKVDSTEDIEIPDRLVDQVIGQEHARDVIIKAAKQRRHVMMIGSPGTGKSMLAKAMAEMLPKEELQDVLVYHNPDDGNNPKVRTVPAGKGEQIVDAHKEEARKRNQMRSFLMWIIIAVVLGYALIIAGQILLGIIAAGVIWLAFRYMNRGSDAMIPNLLVNNADTKTAPFEDATGAHAGALLGDVRHDPFQSGGMETPSHDRVEAGAIHTANKGVLFIDEINTLDIRSQQHLMTAIQEGEFSITGQSERSSGAMVQTEPVPTDFVMIAAGNLDAMENMHPALRSRIKGYGYEVYMEDTIEDTPEMRRKYARFVAQEVSNDGRLPEFTAEAIEEIILEAKRRAGRKGHLTLLFRNLGGLVRVAGDIARGEGAEYTTRDHVLQAKGRSRSIEQQLADDFIERRKDYELQVSEGHVVGRVNGLAVMGEDSGIMLPVMAEVTPSQGPGEVIATGQLKEMAQEAVSNVSAIIKKFSDENISEKDIHIQFVQTGQQGVDGDSASITVATAVISALENVGVDQNLAMTGSLSVRGDVLPVGGVTHKIEAAAKAGCDRVIIPAANEQDVMIEDEYEEMIEVIPVSHISEVLDIALEGEGEKDSLVSRLKSITGSALKEQGVANPSNPSPQ, encoded by the coding sequence ATGAGCAACGAGAAGGACGAGAACGAGCGCCCCACCGAGCACGGGGCACCCCCCTCCGGGGCGGGCGATCCGGCGGCACCGGCCGACCGCGAGAGCGACGGTGACGACCACGGACGTCCGGACGCGGACGGGGACACATCCGAGGAATCGACCGATCAGGGCCGAAACGGCGATCCGACTGCGGCCGACGATCGCCCCGCCGACGACGGGTCGGCTACCGGCGATCGGCCCGCCGCCGACCGGATCGACGACGACCCGGACGGGACCGGTTCCGAGGAGGACCCCGACGGGATGATCTATCCCGGCCCGGACTCGAACGGCGCGCTCACGACCGAGATATCGGAGGACGCCCCCACGGAGGGTGAAACACCCGACGCGACCCGGGACCGCGGGGAGCCCGAGGACGATCGACCGTCGATCGAGGAGCTCGGCAGCGACGTGGAGGTCCACGGCGCCGAGGTCGAGGAGGAGCCCGACGAGGACGATCTCCTCGGCGGCCTCAAGGTCGACTCGACCGAGGACATCGAGATCCCCGACCGGCTCGTCGACCAGGTCATCGGGCAGGAACACGCCCGCGACGTCATCATCAAGGCGGCCAAGCAGCGCCGCCACGTGATGATGATCGGCTCGCCGGGAACCGGCAAGTCGATGCTCGCGAAGGCGATGGCCGAGATGCTCCCGAAGGAGGAGCTACAGGACGTCCTCGTCTACCACAACCCCGACGACGGGAACAACCCGAAGGTCCGGACCGTTCCCGCCGGCAAGGGCGAACAGATCGTCGACGCCCACAAGGAGGAGGCGCGCAAGCGCAACCAGATGCGCAGCTTCCTGATGTGGATCATCATCGCCGTCGTGTTGGGCTACGCGCTCATCATCGCCGGCCAGATCCTCCTCGGCATCATCGCGGCCGGCGTCATCTGGCTCGCGTTCCGGTACATGAACCGCGGGTCCGACGCGATGATCCCGAACCTGCTCGTGAACAACGCGGACACGAAGACCGCCCCGTTCGAGGACGCGACCGGTGCCCACGCCGGCGCGCTGCTGGGCGACGTCCGCCACGACCCCTTCCAGTCCGGCGGGATGGAGACCCCCTCCCACGACCGCGTGGAGGCCGGAGCCATCCACACGGCGAACAAGGGCGTGCTGTTCATCGACGAGATCAACACCCTCGACATCCGCAGCCAGCAGCACCTGATGACGGCGATCCAGGAGGGCGAGTTCTCGATCACCGGCCAGTCCGAGCGCTCCTCGGGCGCGATGGTCCAGACCGAGCCCGTCCCCACGGACTTCGTGATGATCGCCGCCGGGAACCTGGACGCGATGGAGAACATGCACCCGGCGCTGCGCTCCCGGATCAAGGGCTACGGCTACGAGGTGTACATGGAGGACACGATCGAGGACACCCCGGAGATGCGGCGGAAGTACGCCCGCTTCGTGGCCCAGGAGGTCTCCAACGACGGTCGGCTCCCCGAATTCACCGCGGAGGCGATCGAGGAGATCATCCTCGAAGCGAAGCGCCGCGCCGGCCGGAAGGGCCACCTGACGCTGCTGTTCCGGAACCTCGGCGGGCTCGTCCGCGTTGCCGGCGACATCGCCCGCGGCGAGGGTGCGGAATACACCACCCGCGATCACGTGCTCCAGGCGAAGGGACGTTCACGCTCGATCGAGCAGCAGCTCGCCGACGACTTCATCGAACGGCGGAAGGACTACGAGCTGCAGGTCTCGGAGGGGCACGTCGTCGGTCGCGTCAACGGTCTCGCCGTGATGGGCGAGGACTCCGGGATCATGCTGCCCGTGATGGCCGAAGTCACGCCCTCCCAGGGCCCCGGCGAGGTGATCGCCACCGGCCAGCTCAAGGAGATGGCGCAGGAGGCGGTCTCGAACGTCTCGGCGATCATCAAGAAGTTCTCCGACGAGAACATCTCGGAGAAGGACATCCACATCCAGTTCGTCCAGACCGGCCAGCAGGGAGTCGACGGTGACTCCGCGTCCATCACGGTCGCGACCGCCGTCATCTCCGCGTTGGAGAACGTCGGCGTCGATCAGAACCTGGCGATGACGGGGTCGCTGTCGGTCCGGGGAGACGTCCTCCCTGTCGGCGGGGTCACCCACAAGATCGAGGCCGCGGCGAAGGCCGGCTGTGACCGCGTCATCATCCCGGCCGCCAACGAGCAGGACGTGATGATCGAGGACGAGTACGAGGAGATGATCGAGGTCATCCCCGTCAGCCACATCAGCGAGGTGCTCGACATCGCGCTGGAGGGCGAGGGGGAGAAGGACTCGCTCGTCTCCCGGCTCAAGTCGATCACCGGCTCGGCGCTGAAGGAACAGGGCGTCGCGAACCCCTCCAACCCGAGCCCGCAGTAG
- a CDS encoding CPBP family intramembrane glutamic endopeptidase, which produces MPNWTGFTIASVGLTLVLLALTRRSQAVLKDLRVVDDVDSRTEDGSNAGEISEAATASAADATSETDATSASASPHDTGSAHGSSAGDRAPTITTRLLLANVVVSQGLFLVAVVALVWWYDVPMSTLGLPPELLVVRSVGDGVLAGAAVAVLNELGAGIGRRVGLPGPERLRESLAPTDAVEWAVLLVVVLPTIAVFEELLFRGVLIGAFAAGLGITPWLLVAGSALAFGLGHGAQGPLGVTVTAVLGTVLGGLFVVTGSLVVVAVAHYVINAVEFVVHEGPVESSDVGAWFAR; this is translated from the coding sequence ATGCCGAACTGGACCGGATTCACGATCGCAAGCGTCGGTCTCACCCTCGTTCTGCTGGCGTTGACCCGCCGGTCGCAGGCCGTCCTGAAGGATCTCCGGGTCGTCGACGACGTGGACTCGCGGACGGAGGACGGTTCGAACGCCGGCGAGATTTCGGAGGCAGCCACGGCGTCGGCGGCCGACGCGACCTCGGAGACCGACGCGACGTCGGCGTCCGCTTCCCCCCACGACACGGGCTCGGCTCACGGCTCGTCCGCGGGCGACCGCGCTCCGACGATCACCACGCGACTGCTCCTCGCGAACGTCGTCGTCTCACAGGGCCTGTTCCTGGTCGCGGTCGTGGCGCTCGTGTGGTGGTACGACGTGCCGATGTCGACGCTCGGCCTTCCGCCGGAGTTGCTCGTCGTCCGCTCGGTCGGAGACGGCGTCCTCGCGGGGGCCGCCGTGGCCGTTCTGAACGAGCTCGGCGCGGGGATCGGGCGTCGGGTCGGACTGCCGGGCCCCGAACGACTCCGTGAGTCGCTGGCGCCGACGGACGCGGTCGAGTGGGCGGTGCTGCTCGTGGTCGTTCTGCCCACGATCGCCGTCTTCGAGGAACTCCTGTTTCGCGGCGTCCTGATCGGCGCCTTCGCGGCTGGGCTGGGCATCACCCCGTGGCTGCTCGTCGCCGGATCCGCGCTCGCGTTCGGCCTCGGACACGGCGCACAGGGCCCCCTGGGCGTGACCGTGACCGCGGTTCTCGGAACGGTTCTCGGCGGTCTCTTCGTCGTCACCGGCTCCCTCGTCGTCGTGGCCGTGGCTCACTATGTGATCAACGCGGTCGAGTTCGTCGTCCACGAGGGGCCGGTCGAGTCCTCGGACGTCGGCGCGTGGTTCGCCCGGTGA
- a CDS encoding pantoate kinase, with protein sequence MTGDPSSAFVPGHVTAFFSPHPDRNVHAAGSRGAGLTVSDGVTVTVDPVTEPDATARQTVNGESTTIDPVTLVLSTLDVDARVAIETDLPIGAGFGVSGAAALGTALAATDALGIGRSENDLIRIAHAAEVEAGTGLGDVVAQARGGAPIRLEPGAPGYGTLDGIPATTRVEYVTFGELPTESVLEDDTADLSTAGERALTTLEGEPTLSTLMEASRTFAREAGLLVPAVAEAIDLVDDVGGEASMAMLGRTVFALGTGLSDAGYDPTVCRVHPGGSRVCGSDETTE encoded by the coding sequence ATGACCGGCGATCCGTCGAGCGCGTTCGTCCCCGGACACGTCACGGCGTTCTTCAGCCCCCATCCGGACCGGAACGTCCACGCGGCGGGTTCCCGCGGCGCGGGACTCACGGTCTCGGACGGCGTGACGGTCACCGTCGATCCGGTCACGGAGCCGGACGCGACCGCGAGACAGACGGTGAACGGCGAGTCGACCACGATCGATCCGGTAACGCTCGTCCTCTCGACGCTGGACGTCGACGCACGCGTCGCGATCGAGACCGATCTCCCGATCGGCGCCGGGTTCGGCGTCTCGGGAGCGGCGGCGCTCGGAACCGCCCTCGCAGCAACCGACGCGCTCGGGATCGGACGGTCGGAGAACGATCTGATCCGGATCGCCCACGCCGCCGAGGTCGAGGCCGGAACCGGGCTCGGCGACGTCGTCGCACAGGCCCGCGGCGGGGCCCCGATCCGTCTCGAGCCGGGTGCACCGGGCTACGGCACGCTCGACGGGATTCCGGCGACCACACGCGTCGAGTACGTCACCTTCGGCGAGCTGCCGACCGAGTCGGTCCTCGAGGACGACACCGCGGACCTCTCGACCGCCGGCGAGCGCGCGCTGACGACCCTGGAGGGAGAGCCCACGCTGTCGACGTTGATGGAGGCCTCGAGAACGTTCGCGCGCGAGGCCGGGCTGCTCGTGCCGGCGGTCGCGGAGGCGATCGACCTGGTCGACGACGTCGGCGGCGAGGCGTCGATGGCGATGCTCGGTCGGACCGTCTTCGCGCTCGGAACCGGCCTGTCCGACGCCGGCTACGATCCGACGGTCTGTCGCGTTCACCCGGGTGGATCGCGGGTGTGCGGGAGTGACGAAACCACGGAGTGA
- the aspS gene encoding aspartate--tRNA(Asn) ligase: MHGLEDRTYTSDAEPGDHVTVAGWVHEVRDLGGIAFLILRDTEGRIQVKFEKDEMDDELVETGLGVARESVIAVTGAVDEEPRAPTGVEITPDSVDVLAESDTELPLDPSGKVDAELSTRLDNRTLDLRKDEVKAVFEIRGEIFRAAREAFREANATEITTPKIVATGTEGGTELFPITYFGEEAFMNQSPQLFKQLTAGSSLERVFEIGPIFRAEEHNTPRHLNEATSIDFEGAFCDHEDAMDVCESVIRSAYEAVAENCGPQLEALGLEDSFAPPAEAFPRLTYEEAIERINATGELDDQLVWGDDLPTEGEHALGEDVGEHYFITDWPSEIKPFYIKDYDGDETLSTGFDLMHPRMELVSGGQREHRYEELIAGFEQQGLDPEEFEYYTKMFKYGMPPHAGWAIGAERLVMTMLGLENIREAVLFPRDRQRLSP; the protein is encoded by the coding sequence ATGCACGGACTCGAAGACCGCACGTACACGTCCGACGCCGAGCCGGGCGATCACGTCACGGTCGCCGGCTGGGTACACGAGGTCCGGGACCTCGGTGGCATCGCGTTTCTCATTCTCCGGGACACCGAGGGCCGGATCCAAGTCAAGTTCGAGAAGGACGAGATGGACGACGAGCTCGTCGAGACGGGCCTCGGGGTCGCACGCGAGTCGGTGATCGCGGTGACCGGCGCCGTCGACGAGGAGCCACGCGCGCCGACGGGCGTCGAGATCACCCCGGACTCCGTCGACGTGCTCGCGGAGTCGGACACCGAGCTGCCGCTCGACCCCTCCGGAAAGGTCGACGCGGAGCTGTCGACCCGGCTCGACAACCGGACGCTCGACCTGCGGAAGGACGAGGTCAAGGCCGTCTTCGAGATCCGCGGCGAGATCTTCCGCGCGGCGCGGGAGGCCTTCCGCGAGGCGAACGCCACGGAGATCACGACCCCGAAGATCGTTGCGACCGGCACCGAGGGCGGCACCGAGCTCTTCCCGATCACCTACTTCGGCGAGGAGGCGTTCATGAACCAGTCGCCGCAGCTGTTCAAGCAGCTGACGGCGGGCTCGAGTCTCGAGCGCGTCTTCGAGATCGGGCCGATATTCCGCGCCGAGGAGCACAACACGCCGCGACACCTCAACGAGGCCACCTCGATCGACTTCGAGGGCGCCTTCTGTGACCACGAGGACGCGATGGACGTCTGCGAGTCGGTCATCCGGTCGGCCTACGAGGCGGTCGCCGAGAACTGCGGCCCGCAGCTCGAGGCCCTCGGTCTCGAGGACTCCTTTGCGCCGCCGGCGGAGGCGTTCCCGCGGCTCACCTACGAGGAGGCCATCGAACGGATCAACGCCACCGGCGAACTCGACGACCAGCTCGTGTGGGGTGACGACCTCCCGACCGAGGGTGAACACGCGCTCGGTGAGGACGTCGGCGAACACTACTTCATCACCGACTGGCCCTCCGAGATCAAGCCGTTCTACATCAAGGATTACGACGGCGACGAGACGCTCTCGACCGGCTTCGACCTGATGCATCCGCGGATGGAACTCGTCTCCGGCGGCCAGCGTGAACACCGTTACGAGGAGCTCATCGCCGGCTTCGAACAGCAGGGGCTCGATCCCGAGGAGTTCGAGTACTACACCAAGATGTTCAAGTACGGGATGCCCCCACACGCCGGCTGGGCCATCGGCGCCGAGCGTCTCGTGATGACGATGCTGGGCCTCGAGAACATCCGCGAGGCGGTGCTGTTCCCGCGTGACCGCCAGCGGCTCAGCCCCTAG
- a CDS encoding DUF7575 domain-containing protein produces MLHRLRPWIAAALALAIVGLGHAYLRRWGRGLVWLFTVVGASVVLHSVNDVEPVNPLTNPEGVPAVVLIPITALVLLSAIDAYVLGRRDRDRARTQARAAVVGDGTDDRSMNGPADPPSGTSDRSSGNGPTTTGTERPPTRNAVPATPTETPAVTCPHCGKETDAELDFCHWCTEPLPTDGEGDGTGAVR; encoded by the coding sequence ATGTTGCACCGGTTGCGGCCGTGGATCGCCGCCGCGCTGGCGCTCGCGATCGTCGGGCTCGGCCACGCGTATCTGCGGCGGTGGGGCCGCGGACTCGTCTGGCTGTTCACCGTCGTGGGTGCGTCCGTCGTCCTCCACTCCGTCAACGACGTGGAGCCCGTGAACCCGCTCACGAACCCCGAGGGCGTCCCTGCCGTCGTGTTGATTCCCATCACTGCCCTCGTCCTCCTGTCCGCCATCGACGCCTACGTGTTGGGACGACGGGACCGCGATCGTGCTCGGACTCAGGCCCGAGCCGCCGTCGTCGGCGACGGAACGGACGACCGGTCGATGAACGGTCCCGCCGATCCTCCATCCGGGACGTCCGACCGTTCGTCCGGCAACGGACCGACCACGACCGGAACCGAACGCCCCCCGACGCGAAACGCGGTCCCGGCGACGCCGACGGAGACTCCGGCGGTGACCTGTCCGCACTGCGGCAAGGAGACCGACGCGGAGCTCGACTTCTGCCACTGGTGTACCGAACCGCTGCCGACCGACGGGGAGGGGGACGGAACCGGCGCCGTCCGGTAG
- a CDS encoding MaoC family dehydratase: MTDRSDGTMSNEDAAARGDDTASNDDDDTIYFEDVEPGTVTRCGSTTILREEILEFAQEYDPLDIHTDPEAAAESPYGDVIASGYHTLSLSVRLLVDAARGDRAVIAGLGIDDVRWHAPVRPGDTLSVAFEILDTRPSESNPAAGIIHEAITVTNQDGETVLTLENNELVERREPADGAE; this comes from the coding sequence ATGACCGATCGATCCGACGGAACGATGTCAAACGAGGACGCCGCGGCACGCGGCGACGACACGGCTTCGAACGACGATGACGACACGATCTACTTCGAGGACGTCGAGCCCGGAACCGTCACACGATGCGGGTCGACGACGATTTTGCGTGAGGAGATCCTCGAGTTCGCCCAGGAGTACGACCCGCTCGACATTCACACCGATCCCGAGGCCGCCGCCGAGAGCCCCTACGGCGACGTCATCGCCAGCGGCTACCACACGCTGTCGCTGTCGGTCCGCCTGCTCGTCGACGCGGCACGTGGCGACCGGGCGGTCATCGCCGGGCTCGGGATCGACGACGTGCGCTGGCACGCACCGGTTCGACCGGGCGACACGCTCTCGGTCGCGTTCGAGATCCTGGACACGCGCCCCTCCGAGAGCAACCCCGCTGCCGGGATCATCCACGAGGCGATCACGGTGACCAATCAGGACGGCGAGACGGTACTCACGCTGGAGAACAACGAACTCGTCGAGCGGCGGGAGCCGGCCGACGGAGCAGAGTGA